In one Alnus glutinosa chromosome 14, dhAlnGlut1.1, whole genome shotgun sequence genomic region, the following are encoded:
- the LOC133857202 gene encoding two-component response regulator-like APRR1, which produces MMSAQDEVSVIVKCLRLGAADYLVKPLRTNELLNLWTHMWRRRHMLGLAEKNILTYEFDLVALDPSDANTNNTTTLFSDDTNDKSRRSTNPEMELSTHQEDEVG; this is translated from the exons A TGATGTCGGCACAAGACGAGGTCTCTGTTATTGTCAAGTGCTTGAGGCTTGGAGCAGCGGACTATCTTGTAAAGCCTTTACGCACGAATGAGCTATTAAACTTGTGGACACACATGTGGAGAAGAAGGCACATG CTTGGACTTGCGGAGAAGAACATTTTGACCTATGAATTTGATTTGGTGGCCTTGGACCCTAGTGATGCTAATACAAACAATACTACTACTTTGTTCTCGGATGACACAAATGACAAGTCTCGCAGGAGCACCAATCCTGAGATGGAATTGTCAACCCATCAGGAAGATGAG GTTGGTTGA